A region of Oxyura jamaicensis isolate SHBP4307 breed ruddy duck chromosome 5, BPBGC_Ojam_1.0, whole genome shotgun sequence DNA encodes the following proteins:
- the BAG5 gene encoding BAG family molecular chaperone regulator 5 produces the protein MDMGNQHPSIKRLHEIQKEVKEIEQQVVVFSGLSTDRDYKKLERSLTKQLFEIDSVDTEGKGDIQQARKRAAQETERLLKELEQNANHPRRLEIEAIFKEAQSLVEREITPFYKGGNCINDEFEEGIQDIILRLTQVKTGGKVSLRKARYRTLTKVCAVQEIIESCVKQQLSLPLSNDAHPSVSKINSVMCEVNKAKGTLIALLMGVSSNDTCRHLSCVLTGLIADLDALDVCGRTEIRNYRKEVVEEINKLQKYLDLEEEANSMHAYDLAQNQSILKIEEIRKKMKEVNSLLLKTENASDLYLGSKAELQGLIAQLDEVSPGKNPCIREARRRAVIEVQALITYIDLKEALGKRQMYPEQTAAEPQSHRAVWSVLGNLSQIQQEVISFDGNRTDKNYMRLEELLTKQLLALDAVDPQGDERCKAARKQAVKLAQNILYYLDMKTDEWEY, from the coding sequence ATGGACATGGGAAACCAACACCCATCCATCAAACGGTTGCACGAAATACAGAAGGAGGTCAAAGAGATCGAACAGCAGGTGGTTGTCTTCAGCGGTTTGTCTACCGACCGGGATTACAAGAAATTGGAGCGGTCTCTTACCAAACAGCTTTTTGAGATCGATTCCGTAGACACCGAGGGGAAAGGGGATATTCAGCAAGCCAGGAAGCGAGCTGCTCAGGAAACAGAGaggctgctgaaggagctggagcaAAACGCAAACCATCCGCGCAGACTGGAGATAGAGGCGATATTCAAGGAGGCACAGTCACTTGTGGAGCGCGAGATTACGCCTTTCTACAAAGGAGGCAACTGCATAAACGATGAATTTGAAGAAGGCATTCAGGACATCATACTGAGGCTTACCCAGGTGAAAACTGGAGGGAAAGTTTCTTTACGCAAAGCGAGATATCGCACGCTGACAAAAGTATGTGCTGTTCAGGAGATTATAGAAAGCTGTGTGAAGCAGCAactctccctgccactctcTAATGATGCTCATCCTTCTGTCTCCAAAATTAACTCTGTAATGTGTGAGGTGAACAAAGCAAAAGGAACTCTTATTGCGCTTCTAATGGGAGTGAGTAGTAATGATACCTGCAGGCATTTATCCTGTGTGCTTACAGGCCTTATTGCTGATTTGGATGCTTTAGATGTCTGTGGTCGCACGGAAAtcagaaattacagaaaggAAGTAGTGGAAGAGATCAATAAATTGCAAAAATACCTGGACTTGGAAGAAGAAGCAAATTCTATGCATGCTTATGATTTGGCACAAAATCAGTCCATTCTAAAAATAGAAGAGATCCgcaagaaaatgaaggaagttaattctttacttttaaaaacagagaatgcTTCTGATTTGTATTTGGGATCCAAAGCAGAACTGCAGGGATTAATTGCCCAGTTAGATGAAGTGAGTCCAGGAAAAAACCCTTGTATTAGAGAAGCCAGGAGAAGAGCAGTAATAGAAGTGCAAGCTCTCATAACATACATTGACTTAAAGGAAGCACTCGGAAAAAGGCAAATGTATCCAGAGCAAACTGCTGCAGAACCTCAGTCTCACAGAGCGGTTTGGAGTGTTCTTGGAAACTTGTCTCAAATTCAGCAGGAGGTGATTTCATTTGATGGAAACAGAACAGATAAAAATTACATGAGATTGGAAGAACTCCTTACAAAACAACTTCTTGCACTTGATGCTGTTGATCCGCAAGGTGATGAGCGGTGTAAGGCTGCCAGGAAGCAAGCCGTAAAGCTGGCACAGAATATTCTTTACTACCTGGACATGAAAACAGATGAGTGGGAATATTGA